One Setaria viridis chromosome 3, Setaria_viridis_v4.0, whole genome shotgun sequence DNA window includes the following coding sequences:
- the LOC117849158 gene encoding uncharacterized protein, which produces MGDKADWGDAFLRHLIDACKEEIEAGNRPMGIFTTTGWKNVVSKFAEKSGDKRTKKQLKNKLDLLKKEYSTFMEFKNCATGLGWDEAKQTIDCSDEWWDEHLARCNNREKGIKCHHVKFRKQGPKFLDDLHILFGKAYVSGSSASYPGDISSDEASDEDVDEVAKPKQKDMTVNLGKRKRKGTTIGVEEKDEKSPFFRLYKTTCLKIENAAERISTSVEASSAPPTNLVPTITETMKMVKECGVQEGTALMHTAASLIVKPEFRELFSSLETTKGRLDLIERELEKEMMKRH; this is translated from the exons ATGGGTGATAAGGCGGATTGGGGTGATGCTTTTTTAAGGCATTTGATTGATGcctgcaaagaagagattgaagccGGGAATAGGCCGATGGGAATTTTTACTACTACCGGTTGGAAGAATGTTGTTTCAaagtttgcagaaaaatccggtgacaagagaacaaaaaaacaattgaagaacaagttagatcTTCTTAAAAAGGAGTATTCAACATTTATGGAGTTCAAGAATTGTGCAACTGGTCTTGGATGGGATGAGGCAAAACAAACTATTGACTGCTCAGACGAATGGTGGGACGAACACCTTGCT AGATGCAACAATCGTGAGAAAGGAATCAAATGCCACCATGTGAAGTTTCGAAAACAAGGACCCAAGTTCCTTGATGACCTGCATATCTTATTTGGCAAGGCATATGTAAGTGGGTCTTCTGCATCCTATCCTGGAGATATATCATCCGATGAGGCAAGTGATGAGGATGTGGATGAGGTAGCAAAACCTAAGCAGAAGGATATGACAGTGAACCTAGGAAAAAGGAAACGTAAGGGTACCACCATTGgtgttgaagagaaggatgagaagagcccattctttCGTTTGTACAAGACCActtgtttgaagatagaaaatgctgcagagaggatctccacaagtgttgaagcatcatcagctcctccaaCCAACCTAGTTCCTACTATTACAGAGactatgaagatggtgaaagaaTGTGGGGTGCAAGAAGGAACTGCTCTAATGCACACAGCCGCCTCCCTAATTGTTAAACCTGAATTTAGGGAGCTCTTTAGCTCTCTAGAAACAACTAAAGGAAGGCTCGATTTGATTGAGAGGGAGCTAGaaaaggagatgatgaagcgCCACTGA
- the LOC117851058 gene encoding uncharacterized protein has translation MGDYHRPYRGDLRSPPSSAPDPAFTHANGYFSSSASPHSNNGYFSPAFAKNDAFPGAGGDRRIEIYTTAPPPHLPPPPGHTLALPPPPGWKEGRMGGGGGGAGRKGGGGGGGASMWCLSDPEMKRRRRVASYKAYSVEGKVKASLRRGLRWFKGKCSEIFHHGW, from the coding sequence atGGGTGACTACCACCGCCCCTACCGGGGCGacctccgctcgccgccgtcctccgcgcCGGACCCCGCCTTCACGCACGCCAACGGCTACTTCTCTTCCTCGGCCTCCCCGCACTCCAACAACGGCTACTTCTCCCCCGCCTTCGCCAAGAACGACGCTttccctggcgccggcggcgaccggcgcaTCGAGATCTACACCACGGCGCCTCCGCCGCAccttcccccgccgccgggaCACACGCTggcgctgcccccgccgccgggatgGAAGGAGGGGCGCatggggggaggaggcggcggcgcgggcaggaagggcggaggcggagggggcggggCAAGCATGTGGTGCCTCAGCGACCCGGAGATGAAGCGGCGTCGAAGGGTGGCCAGCTACAAGGCCTACTCGGTGGAGGGCAAGGTGAAGGCGTCGCTACGGCGGGGGCTCCGGTGGTTCAAGGGCAAGTGCTCCGAGATCTTCCACCACGGATGGTAA
- the LOC117847827 gene encoding probable xylan O-acetyltransferase 9, with protein MKAPPLSSSSGSTLCSSIAKKARFSPLLLALALFLLCFSFLYGEDLKELLGRQTQVASSHLIDVNTNSSRNVNNGGDGQPAAPPPEVADGRKTKRRWQGRLAFALNDEDEDEDEECDVFSGSWVRDDAGHPLYREEDCPYIHPQVTCQAHGRPDAAYQRWRWQPHDCTLPAFDAARLLESLRGKRMLFVGDSLGRGQFASMVCLLQAAIPDAGARSFWMSPDQQHTVFTARDYDNATVEFYWAPFLLESNADNAAVHRISERMVRRGSIGYHGRHWKGVDIVVFNTYLWWCTGLRFRILDGPWESARTKEAVSWVSTEEAYGMAFRDMLQWVRDNMDLNTTRVFFTSMSPTHGKSQDWGDAPGGNCYNETAMIEDEGYWGSDGRRSVMRVIREILDGDGADVPLTFLNITQLSMYRKDAHTSIYKRQWSEPTPEQRADPKTYADCVHWCLPGLPDTWNELLYSKLFYP; from the exons ATGAAGGCACCACCGCtgagctcctcctcgggctccacTCTCTGCTCGTCGATCGCGAAGAAGGCGCGCTTTTCGCCGCTGTTACTGGCACTTGCACTCTTCCTACTTTGCTTCTCCTTCCTTTACGGCGAGGACCTCAAGGAGCTCCTCGGTCGGCAAACGCAAGTAGCATCGTCACACCTCATCGACGTCAACACAAACAGCAGCAGGAACGTTAACAATGGCGGCGATGGGCAACCAGCAGCGCCACCACCCG AGGTGGCCGAtgggaggaagacgaagaggagGTGGCAGGGGAGGCTGGCGTTCGCGCTgaacgacgaggacgaggacgaggacgaggagtgCGACGTGTTCTCGGGGAGCTGGGTGCGCGACGACGCCGGGCACCCGCTGTACCGGGAGGAGGACTGCCCCTACATCCACCCGCAAGTGACCTGCCAGGCGCACGGACGGCCAGACGCCGCGTaccagcggtggcggtggcagccgCACGACTGCACCCTGCCGGCGTTCGACGCGGCCCGGCTGCTGGAGTCCCTGCGCGGCAAGCGGATGCTGTTCGTGGGAGACTCGCTGGGCCGCGGGCAGTTCGCGTCCATGGTGTGCCTGCTGCAGGCGGCGATCCCCGACGCCGGCGCCAGGTCGTTCTGGATGTCGCCGGACCAGCAGCACACGGTGTTCACCGCCAGGGACTACGACAACGCGACGGTGGAGTTCTACTGGGCGCCGTTCCTGCTGGAGTCCAACGCGGACAACGCCGCCGTGCACCGGATCTCCGAACGCATGGTGCGGCGCGGCTCCATCGGCTACCACGGCCGGCACTGGAAGGGCGTTGACATCGTCGTCTTCAACACCTACCTCTGGTGGTGCACCGGCCTGCGCTTCAGGATCCT GGACGGGCCGTGGGAGAGCGCCAGGACGAAGGAGGCGGTGAGCTGGGTGTCGACGGAGGAGGCGTACGGCATGGCGTTCCGGGACATGCTGCAGTGGGTGAGGGACAACATGGACTTGAACACCACCAGGGTCTTCTTCACCAGCATGTCGCCTACTCACGGGAA GAGCCAGGACTGGGGCGACGCGCCGGGGGGCAACTGCTACAACGAGACGGCGATGATCGAGGACGAGGGGTACTGGGGCTCGGACGGTCGGCGGAGCGTGATGCGGGTGATCCGGGAGatcctcgacggcgacggcgccgacgtGCCGTTGACGTTCCTCAACATCACGCAGCTGTCCATGTACCGAAAGGACGCGCACACCTCCATCTACAAGCGGCAGTGGAGCGAGCCCACGCCGGAGCAGCGGGCGGATCCCAAGACGTACGCCGACTGCGTCCACTGGTGCCTCCCGGGCCTCCCGGACACGTGGAACGAGCTCCTCTACTCCAAGCTCTTCTACCCTTAG